From one Eucalyptus grandis isolate ANBG69807.140 chromosome 9, ASM1654582v1, whole genome shotgun sequence genomic stretch:
- the LOC120286429 gene encoding filament-like plant protein, with product MCEAARTVREEQERKVQEAVVKKTVSGNQQRPSLRLSFPMSMPSFKQPRVKLLRQSDVGDRLVAVDNDMQKASCLEPSDCEPCHSESWASALITELDHFKKEKSFRKNLMVSSGELDLTDDFLEMERLAALPDADSGSCSHGVGPALDQNRSDEVTLKSELEAMINRTAELEEELEKKEEEKEKLEMALSQWQKQLETSWSQLNEVEMRLTELNNMLSAAQKSKQAAEEEARITHERMEVTESRLMDVEEEMKNLLLNDQLLQEEVERERALSAENEAKCGELEDENLNMKRDAELQHEIEIQRVAVSDEQLKVKQVSSLWLVDVSLYPMEIMIT from the exons ATGTGTGAGGCAGCTCGGACGGTGAGGGAAGAGCAAGAGCGGAAGGTCCAAGAAGCCGTGGTCAAGAAAACGGTGAGTGGGAATCAACAAAGGCCGAGCTTGAGACTAAGCTTTCCAATGTCCATGCCCAGCTTCAAGCAGCCAAGAGTGAAGCTTCTTCG GCAATCAGATGTAGGGGATAGGTTGGTAGCAGTTGACAATGACATGCAGAAAGCGAGTTGCTTGGAGCCAAGTGATTGTGAGCCGTGCCACTCTGAGTCATGGGCATCTGCTCTAATAACTGAACTCGACCAttttaagaaagagaaatcctTCCGAAAGAATCTCATGGTCTCTTCAGGAGAACTTGATTTAACGGATGATTTTCTGGAGATGGAAAGGCTTGCAGCTTTACCAGACGCGGACAGTGGAAGCTGCAGCCATGGAGTGGGGCCTGCTCTGGATCAAAACAGATCTGATGAAGTCACTCTCAAATCTGAGCTTGAAGCCATGATCAATAGAACGGCAGAGCTGGAGGAGGAattagagaagaaggaagaagaaaaggagaagctaGAGATGGCTCTAAGTCAATGGCAAAAGCAACTTGAAACGTCATGGAGTCAGCTCAATGAGGTTGAGATGAGATTGACAGAACTCAACAACATGTTGTCTGCAGCACAAAAATCGAAGCAAGCTGCAGAGGAGGAAGCAAGGATTACCCATGAGAGGATGGAAGTAACAGAGTCAAGACTGATGGATGTTGAAGAGGAGATGAAAAACTTGCTCCTTAATGACCAATTGCTACAAGAAGAGGTTGAAAGAGAGCGTGCTTTGTCTGCTGAAAATGAGGCAAAATGTGGGGAGCTGGAGGATGAAAATCTAAATATGAAAAGGGATGCTGAACTGCAGCATGAGATCGAGATTCAGCGTGTGGCTGTCTCTGATGAACAGCTAAAAGTAAAGCAGGTTAGTTCTCTATGGCTTGTGGATGTTAGTCTATATCCAATGGAAATCATGATAACATGA
- the LOC104438877 gene encoding uncharacterized protein LOC104438877, with translation MGKEKAGLVALLIIVSSWCVSSSSYSSSSSFRGSLSHLKFCSKEFVYLSHYGKNSKQVTTSCVASSMEELQDWTIKRQQSLNRFGRGSRRSSCCCRIEVEDQPESSGLKGRIFPRLWRGSVEALGVNYEGVVRVSGFGGWFLLRLSLHDPVLPLNIEARTHDDTVKLGLAVLGAVKEFAALDTSALDKFVQVS, from the exons ATGGGGAAAGAGAAAGCGGGTTTGGTCGCGTTGCTGATAATTGTGTCGAGCTGGTGTGTATCGTCGTCCTCctactcctcttcttcttctttcagag GATCACTGAGTCATCTTAAGTTCTGCTCTAAG GAATTTGTCTACCTCAGCCATTATGGAAAGAATTCCAAGCAGGTGACCACGTCCTGTGTGGCATCCTCCATGGAAGAACTACAGG ATTGGACAATTAAG CGGCAGCAGAGTCTTAACAGATTTGGTAGAGGGTCTAGAAGAAGCAGCTGTTGCTGTAGAATTGAGGTTGAAGATCAACCAGAGTCATCCGGACTTAAAGGGAGG ATCTTTCCGAGACTATGGAGAGGCAGTGTTGAAGCTCTTGG AGTAAATTATGAAGGAGTA GTCCGGGTATCTGGGTTTGGAGGATGGTTCCTTCTGAGGCTCTCGCTTCATGATCCTGTTCTTCCTCTTAACATTGAG GCACGAACACACGATGACACTGTAAAACTTGGACTTGCCGTGCTTGGGGCTGTTAAGGAGTTTGCAGCTTTGGATACATCCGCTTTAGACAAGTTTGTTCAAGTATCATGA